The following coding sequences lie in one Syngnathus scovelli strain Florida chromosome 1, RoL_Ssco_1.2, whole genome shotgun sequence genomic window:
- the LOC125991927 gene encoding uncharacterized protein isoform X6 yields the protein MSAMMSAEPEEGVKGGREDIIQRRPSIVMLQNMLKKIPQSSSINQQQTVIAASLESSELDSWRSNRSVASTNPFYSYHLESENKYDGVEDDRQKTWQQARGHGDFVPLPEFQRSPLDWQGNGVTVSEAQKDLTHNSFNHMSDSFLSSGPADEQHRNVTPSSAESPPENFFKSLQSKSLQDLLQDSSEDFNLKALSSGKVSDKPRGVLPDPFRLSPNTPEDLFVSPAENPFYSASSTASHLFQANGDKLSYSGLSGSDLDVFSPSSNISSPIAKELFRDGGSTSEQFGATTPDGGKNFFTTLGDGGLAKSDLSEGTLLSKYSDPGHDVLLTTPQGSKHKILQPTPFSQARNRSVSSDSSPTEPKHMTLTRRPPKPLPRSRPPKLGKPPVPDKSTKPAFVSEPELSGPPKPPPKPSKALPVSVIGATGEPQGKKADFEVFEDILLIGQEKCVEDWPEDSPQLHPDFKPSGKLRLRRESLKLKMDFEEAATGDVQDDAGVQVKRKDKKFLLLSRRNSKDKLPDDVKDGRSWTLPSQGKASKDNFYEMNLPVKREDGEQSWSEGKKKPLKKKVNLLLRRASTSLVQHHPSKDDGDDLKKRMNTKEYTLKWHSQEAMFDKGEEDEAARAQLDVADTYSGSKGKKKLKMKFGPQKGFSSSQEEQPQGAYGYTPRKDSKDGEDPFFGGADMWQEHNFEDEEEIKSLPSNNQEEVPGFLSKQNRFPAEQLDYEAPNATDDFTAKKKKFKAPVPLPRKSKPSYSSPASGEPLVAQASWQAGNWTDEDDVSLSGRQHGDPVVDYNYRQDELGLHKRQKKGKHKVFRKHKAKNKAWEGPVEDVAVNHLSEAAQAEWLAAQKDERMAAGLEDGEGEGDGDTDSLMEWWHTVKKWDEVPSDEDTKQPDESQSFTVLADKVNRGLRVFNKIFTERAEIFWQHVMKLHALADHLNTFHQKAKAAGITGSTTAAVGGVTAIAGLALAPFTFGASLIVTAVGVGVATAGGITSASATISDNVNHMQERKKVEAVLQEYESDFRILAEILHFVNHGLYKLRGHPFLRSGTQHYSEDWEVRKAVQMISLVDSPVLRAMDVTDAILQLLQGLQGGMDKYFRDNKNLKRAFKKEVVARIKEAANVLNDGVVELNAIREELQKAIGNF from the exons ATGAGTGCCATGATGAGCGCG GAGCCCGAGGAGGGAGTGAAGGGCGGTCGAGAGGACATCATCCAAAGACGACCC AGTATTGTGATGCTGCAAAACATGCTTAAGAAAATCCCCCAAAGCTCATCCATCAATCAGCAGCAG ACAGTCATAGCGGCATCCTTGGAATCCAGCGAGTTGGATAGCTGGAGAAGCAACCGA TCTGTGGCCAGCACTAACCCCTTTTATTCCTATCACTTG GAATCCGAGAACAAGTACGACGGAGTCGAGGATGATAGACAGAAAACGTGGCAGCAAGCGCGAGGCCATGGCGACTTTGTTCCTCTGCCTGAATTCCAACGTTCCCCTTTGGATTGGCAAGGAAATGGCGTCACCGTTTCTGAAGCTCAGAAGGACTTGACCCACAATAGCTTCAACCATATGTCGGACAGCTTTTTGTCAAGCGGGCCTGCTGACGAGCAACATCGCAACGTAACCCCGAGCTCAGCGGAAAGCCCTCCTGAGAACTTCTTCAAGAGCTTGCAGTCAAAGAGCTTGCAGGACCTTTTGCAAGATTCCTCGGAGGATTTTAACCTCAAGGCACTTTCATCGGGGAAAGTCTCGGATAAGCCTCGCGGTGTCTTACCGGATCCCTTTCGGCTTTCTCCCAACACGCCGGAGGATCTGTTTGTCTCTCCAGCGGAGAATCCGTTTTATTCTGCCTCGAGCACCGCATCACATTTGTTTCAGGCAAATGGAGACAAACTGTCTTATTCCGGATTATCTGGTTCTGATCTGGATGTGTTCTCCCCTTCTTCAAACATCTCGAGCCCAATAGCGAAGGAGCTATTCCGTGACGGCGGCAGCACGAGCGAGCAGTTTGGTGCAACGACGCCCGACGGCGGCAAGAACTTTTTCACAACGCTTGGCGACGGCGGGTTGGCCAAATCGGACCTCTCGGAAGGGACGCTCCTATCCAAGTATTCCGATCCGGGACATGACGTTCTGCTCACCACTCCTCAAGGAAGCAAACACAAAATCCTCCAGCCGACCCCCTTCAGTCAGGCCCGCAATCGGAGCGTGTCGTCAGACTCGTCTCCGACCGAGCCGAAGCAC ATGACGCTCACCAGGCGCCCGCCAAAGCCGCTTCCTCGTTCCAGACCTCCCAAGTTGGGGAAGCCCCCCGTTCCGGACAAGTCCACCAAGCCGGCCTTTGTG TCGGAGCCCGAACTCAGCGGGCCACCGAAGCCTCCTCCAAAACCGTCAAAAGCTCTCCCTGTTTCGGTCATCGGTGCCACAGGCGAGCCTCAG GGCAAGAAAGCGGACTTTGAAGTCTTTGAGGACATCCTGCTGATTGGACAG GAAAAGTGCGTAGAAGACTGGCCAGAAGACAGTCCTCAACTCCACCCCGACTTCAAACCG TCCGGAAAACTTCGACTCCGCCGCGAATCCCTCAAG CTCAAGATGGACTTTGAGGAAGCAGCAACAGGAGACGTTCAGGATGACGCCGGAGTGCAAGTCAAG AGGAAGGACAAGAAGTTTTTGCTGTTGTCCAGAAGAAACTCAAAG GACAAACTACCTGATGATGTGAAGGACGGCCGGAGCTGGACTTTACCCTCTCAGGGGAAGGCCTCAAAG GACAATTTCTACGAGATGAACTTACCAGTCAAGAGAGAAGATGGAGAGCAAAGTTGGTCTGAGGGCAAA AAAAAGCCTCTGAAGAAAAAAGTCAACCTACTGCTCAGGCGGGCGTCAACCAGCCTCGTCCAGCACCATCCGAGCAAG GACGATGGCGACGACCTGAAGAAAAGGATGAACACGAAAGAATACACTCTGAAATGGCACTCTCAG GAAGCCATGTTTGATAAAGGTGAGGAAGATGAGGCGGCGCGAGCGCAGCTGGACGTGGCCGACACCTACTCCGGCAGC AAAGGCAAAAAGAAGCTCAAGATGAAGTTTGGCCCTCAAAAAGGATTTAGCAGTTCTCAGGAAGAGCAGCCCCAGGGCGCATATGGGTACACCCCCCGCAAGGACTCAAAG GACGGAGAAGATCCGTTTTTTGGCGGCGCGGACATGTGGCAG GAGCACAACtttgaagatgaggaggaaatAAAAAGTCTGCCTTCCAACAACCAG gaGGAAGTGCCTGGCTTTCTTTCCAAACAAAACCGATTCCCAGCAGAGCAGCTGGATTACGAAGCGCCGAATGCGACGGATGACTTCACAGCG aaaaagaaGAAGTTCAAGGCCCCGGTCCCGTTGCCGCGTAAATCAAAGCCCAGCTACAGTTCACCTGCATCGGGCGAGCCGTTGGTCGCGCAGGCGTCCTGG CAGGCGGGCAACTGGACAGATGAGGACGACGTCTCCTTGAGCGGAAGACAACACGGGGATCCCGTCGTGGACTACAACTACAGACAGGATGAGCTGGGCCTTCACAAACGG CAGAAAAAGGGGAAGCACAAAGTCTTCCGAAAGCACAAAGCAAAG AACAAAGCGTGGGAAGGCCCGGTCGAGGATGTGGCAGTCAACCACCTGTCGGAGGCAGCGCAG GCCGAGTGGTTGGCGGCACAGAAGGATGAGCGCATGGCGGCGGGACTGGAGGACGGCGAGGGCGAAGGCGACGGG GACACGGACAGCTTGATGGAGTGGTGGCACACGGTAAAAA AGTGGGATGAGGTGCCGTCGGACGAAGACACCAAACAGCCTGACGAATCCCA GTCCTTCACCGTTTTGGCCGACAAGGTGAACCGAGGCCTGCGCGTGTTCAACAAGATTTTCACAGAACGCGCCGAGATCTTCTGGCAGCACGTGATGAAGCTCCACGCCCTCGCCGACCACCTCAACACCTTCCACCAGAAAGCCAAAGCGGCCGGTATCACGGGCAGCACCACGGCGGCCGTCGGGGGCGTGACAGCCATCGCCGGCCTGGCCCTGGCCCCGTTCACCTTTGGCGCCTCGCTCATTGTCACGGCAGTCGGGGTGGGTGTGGCCACCGCCGGAGGGATCACTTCCGCCTCTGCCACCATCTCGGATAACGTCAACCACATGCAGGAGCGCAAGAAG GTGGAGGCGGTGCTGCAGGAGTACGAGTCGGACTTTCGTATCTTGGCCGAGATCCTTCACTTTGTCAACCACGGCTTGTACAAACTGCGCGGTCATCCTTTCCTCCGCTCCGGCACGCAGCATTATTCTGAGGACTGGGAGGTGCGCAAGGCGGTGCAGATGATCAGCTTGGTGGACTCGCCCGTCTTGCGAGCCATGGATGTGACGGACGCCATCTTACAGCTACTCCAAGGACTTCAAGGCGGCATGGACAAGTACTTCAGGGACAACAAGAACTTGAAAAGAGCCTTCAAGAAGGAAGTGGTGGCGCGTATCAAAGAGGCAGCCAACGTGCTGAATGACGGCGTAGTTGAGCTCAACGCCATCAGGGAAGAGCTCCAGAAGGCCATCGGGAACTTTTAA
- the LOC125991927 gene encoding uncharacterized protein isoform X7 produces MSAMMSAEPEEGVKGGREDIIQRRPSIVMLQNMLKKIPQSSSINQQQTVIAASLESSELDSWRSNRDAAAYVTTDNELTQNGAHQSNPQSVASTNPFYSYHLESENKYDGVEDDRQKTWQQARGHGDFVPLPEFQRSPLDWQGNGVTVSEAQKDLTHNSFNHMSDSFLSSGPADEQHRNVTPSSAESPPENFFKSLQSKSLQDLLQDSSEDFNLKALSSGKVSDKPRGVLPDPFRLSPNTPEDLFVSPAENPFYSASSTASHLFQANGDKLSYSGLSGSDLDVFSPSSNISSPIAKELFRDGGSTSEQFGATTPDGGKNFFTTLGDGGKHKILQPTPFSQARNRSVSSDSSPTEPKHMTLTRRPPKPLPRSRPPKLGKPPVPDKSTKPAFVSEPELSGPPKPPPKPSKALPVSVIGATGEPQGKKADFEVFEDILLIGQEKCVEDWPEDSPQLHPDFKPSGKLRLRRESLKLKMDFEEAATGDVQDDAGVQVKRKDKKFLLLSRRNSKDKLPDDVKDGRSWTLPSQGKASKDNFYEMNLPVKREDGEQSWSEGKKKPLKKKVNLLLRRASTSLVQHHPSKDDGDDLKKRMNTKEYTLKWHSQEAMFDKGEEDEAARAQLDVADTYSGSKGKKKLKMKFGPQKGFSSSQEEQPQGAYGYTPRKDSKDGEDPFFGGADMWQEHNFEDEEEIKSLPSNNQEEVPGFLSKQNRFPAEQLDYEAPNATDDFTAKKKKFKAPVPLPRKSKPSYSSPASGEPLVAQASWQAGNWTDEDDVSLSGRQHGDPVVDYNYRQDELGLHKRQKKGKHKVFRKHKAKNKAWEGPVEDVAVNHLSEAAQAEWLAAQKDERMAAGLEDGEGEGDGDTDSLMEWWHTVKKWDEVPSDEDTKQPDESQSFTVLADKVNRGLRVFNKIFTERAEIFWQHVMKLHALADHLNTFHQKAKAAGITGSTTAAVGGVTAIAGLALAPFTFGASLIVTAVGVGVATAGGITSASATISDNVNHMQERKKVEAVLQEYESDFRILAEILHFVNHGLYKLRGHPFLRSGTQHYSEDWEVRKAVQMISLVDSPVLRAMDVTDAILQLLQGLQGGMDKYFRDNKNLKRAFKKEVVARIKEAANVLNDGVVELNAIREELQKAIGNF; encoded by the exons ATGAGTGCCATGATGAGCGCG GAGCCCGAGGAGGGAGTGAAGGGCGGTCGAGAGGACATCATCCAAAGACGACCC AGTATTGTGATGCTGCAAAACATGCTTAAGAAAATCCCCCAAAGCTCATCCATCAATCAGCAGCAG ACAGTCATAGCGGCATCCTTGGAATCCAGCGAGTTGGATAGCTGGAGAAGCAACCGA GATGCCGCAGCGTACGTGACCACTGACAATGAGCTGACACAG AATGGAGCACACCAGTCGAACCCTCAG TCTGTGGCCAGCACTAACCCCTTTTATTCCTATCACTTG GAATCCGAGAACAAGTACGACGGAGTCGAGGATGATAGACAGAAAACGTGGCAGCAAGCGCGAGGCCATGGCGACTTTGTTCCTCTGCCTGAATTCCAACGTTCCCCTTTGGATTGGCAAGGAAATGGCGTCACCGTTTCTGAAGCTCAGAAGGACTTGACCCACAATAGCTTCAACCATATGTCGGACAGCTTTTTGTCAAGCGGGCCTGCTGACGAGCAACATCGCAACGTAACCCCGAGCTCAGCGGAAAGCCCTCCTGAGAACTTCTTCAAGAGCTTGCAGTCAAAGAGCTTGCAGGACCTTTTGCAAGATTCCTCGGAGGATTTTAACCTCAAGGCACTTTCATCGGGGAAAGTCTCGGATAAGCCTCGCGGTGTCTTACCGGATCCCTTTCGGCTTTCTCCCAACACGCCGGAGGATCTGTTTGTCTCTCCAGCGGAGAATCCGTTTTATTCTGCCTCGAGCACCGCATCACATTTGTTTCAGGCAAATGGAGACAAACTGTCTTATTCCGGATTATCTGGTTCTGATCTGGATGTGTTCTCCCCTTCTTCAAACATCTCGAGCCCAATAGCGAAGGAGCTATTCCGTGACGGCGGCAGCACGAGCGAGCAGTTTGGTGCAACGACGCCCGACGGCGGCAAGAACTTTTTCACAACGCTTGGCGACGGCGG CAAACACAAAATCCTCCAGCCGACCCCCTTCAGTCAGGCCCGCAATCGGAGCGTGTCGTCAGACTCGTCTCCGACCGAGCCGAAGCAC ATGACGCTCACCAGGCGCCCGCCAAAGCCGCTTCCTCGTTCCAGACCTCCCAAGTTGGGGAAGCCCCCCGTTCCGGACAAGTCCACCAAGCCGGCCTTTGTG TCGGAGCCCGAACTCAGCGGGCCACCGAAGCCTCCTCCAAAACCGTCAAAAGCTCTCCCTGTTTCGGTCATCGGTGCCACAGGCGAGCCTCAG GGCAAGAAAGCGGACTTTGAAGTCTTTGAGGACATCCTGCTGATTGGACAG GAAAAGTGCGTAGAAGACTGGCCAGAAGACAGTCCTCAACTCCACCCCGACTTCAAACCG TCCGGAAAACTTCGACTCCGCCGCGAATCCCTCAAG CTCAAGATGGACTTTGAGGAAGCAGCAACAGGAGACGTTCAGGATGACGCCGGAGTGCAAGTCAAG AGGAAGGACAAGAAGTTTTTGCTGTTGTCCAGAAGAAACTCAAAG GACAAACTACCTGATGATGTGAAGGACGGCCGGAGCTGGACTTTACCCTCTCAGGGGAAGGCCTCAAAG GACAATTTCTACGAGATGAACTTACCAGTCAAGAGAGAAGATGGAGAGCAAAGTTGGTCTGAGGGCAAA AAAAAGCCTCTGAAGAAAAAAGTCAACCTACTGCTCAGGCGGGCGTCAACCAGCCTCGTCCAGCACCATCCGAGCAAG GACGATGGCGACGACCTGAAGAAAAGGATGAACACGAAAGAATACACTCTGAAATGGCACTCTCAG GAAGCCATGTTTGATAAAGGTGAGGAAGATGAGGCGGCGCGAGCGCAGCTGGACGTGGCCGACACCTACTCCGGCAGC AAAGGCAAAAAGAAGCTCAAGATGAAGTTTGGCCCTCAAAAAGGATTTAGCAGTTCTCAGGAAGAGCAGCCCCAGGGCGCATATGGGTACACCCCCCGCAAGGACTCAAAG GACGGAGAAGATCCGTTTTTTGGCGGCGCGGACATGTGGCAG GAGCACAACtttgaagatgaggaggaaatAAAAAGTCTGCCTTCCAACAACCAG gaGGAAGTGCCTGGCTTTCTTTCCAAACAAAACCGATTCCCAGCAGAGCAGCTGGATTACGAAGCGCCGAATGCGACGGATGACTTCACAGCG aaaaagaaGAAGTTCAAGGCCCCGGTCCCGTTGCCGCGTAAATCAAAGCCCAGCTACAGTTCACCTGCATCGGGCGAGCCGTTGGTCGCGCAGGCGTCCTGG CAGGCGGGCAACTGGACAGATGAGGACGACGTCTCCTTGAGCGGAAGACAACACGGGGATCCCGTCGTGGACTACAACTACAGACAGGATGAGCTGGGCCTTCACAAACGG CAGAAAAAGGGGAAGCACAAAGTCTTCCGAAAGCACAAAGCAAAG AACAAAGCGTGGGAAGGCCCGGTCGAGGATGTGGCAGTCAACCACCTGTCGGAGGCAGCGCAG GCCGAGTGGTTGGCGGCACAGAAGGATGAGCGCATGGCGGCGGGACTGGAGGACGGCGAGGGCGAAGGCGACGGG GACACGGACAGCTTGATGGAGTGGTGGCACACGGTAAAAA AGTGGGATGAGGTGCCGTCGGACGAAGACACCAAACAGCCTGACGAATCCCA GTCCTTCACCGTTTTGGCCGACAAGGTGAACCGAGGCCTGCGCGTGTTCAACAAGATTTTCACAGAACGCGCCGAGATCTTCTGGCAGCACGTGATGAAGCTCCACGCCCTCGCCGACCACCTCAACACCTTCCACCAGAAAGCCAAAGCGGCCGGTATCACGGGCAGCACCACGGCGGCCGTCGGGGGCGTGACAGCCATCGCCGGCCTGGCCCTGGCCCCGTTCACCTTTGGCGCCTCGCTCATTGTCACGGCAGTCGGGGTGGGTGTGGCCACCGCCGGAGGGATCACTTCCGCCTCTGCCACCATCTCGGATAACGTCAACCACATGCAGGAGCGCAAGAAG GTGGAGGCGGTGCTGCAGGAGTACGAGTCGGACTTTCGTATCTTGGCCGAGATCCTTCACTTTGTCAACCACGGCTTGTACAAACTGCGCGGTCATCCTTTCCTCCGCTCCGGCACGCAGCATTATTCTGAGGACTGGGAGGTGCGCAAGGCGGTGCAGATGATCAGCTTGGTGGACTCGCCCGTCTTGCGAGCCATGGATGTGACGGACGCCATCTTACAGCTACTCCAAGGACTTCAAGGCGGCATGGACAAGTACTTCAGGGACAACAAGAACTTGAAAAGAGCCTTCAAGAAGGAAGTGGTGGCGCGTATCAAAGAGGCAGCCAACGTGCTGAATGACGGCGTAGTTGAGCTCAACGCCATCAGGGAAGAGCTCCAGAAGGCCATCGGGAACTTTTAA